The Dehalogenimonas lykanthroporepellens BL-DC-9 genome includes a window with the following:
- a CDS encoding conserved hypothetical protein (KEGG: det:DET1222 hypothetical protein): MKKPDLLVLIAVWEAATAFLAAVGIAALVLTAIAPDHLWRPDTPFLDGDRIWVLFGISVASLFLLAYIALAVIAAIGLAKGRDFGRVLSIVHGALSLPAFPVGTAIGILQIAYLMKPKVKDYFNRDQVTTDPGKV, translated from the coding sequence ATGAAGAAACCGGATTTACTGGTACTGATAGCCGTCTGGGAGGCGGCTACCGCCTTTTTGGCCGCCGTCGGCATCGCCGCGCTGGTGTTGACAGCTATTGCTCCGGATCACCTGTGGCGTCCCGATACGCCCTTCCTGGACGGCGACCGCATCTGGGTATTGTTCGGCATCAGTGTTGCCTCGCTGTTTCTGCTGGCTTATATCGCCCTGGCGGTGATTGCCGCCATCGGTCTGGCCAAGGGACGGGATTTCGGCCGGGTGCTTTCCATAGTTCACGGCGCGTTGTCCCTGCCGGCTTTCCCGGTGGGTACGGCCATCGGCATATTGCAGATAGCTTATCTGATGAAGCCGAAAGTGAAGGATTATTTCAACCGGGACCAGGTAACTACTGACCCGGGAAAAGTGTAG
- a CDS encoding ABC transporter related protein (KEGG: hau:Haur_4231 ABC transporter related~PFAM: ABC transporter related~SMART: AAA ATPase): protein MTDAVIVRDLVKRYGSLTAVDGISFSVGDGEVFGLLGPNGAGKTTTIEMIESLRKPDAGSITVKGIDAVNDARRLKEIIGVQLQSTALQDMIKVREALVLYASYYQTSVPAEELLAEVNLAEKAGDYIKTLSGGQKQRVALALALVNDPQVLFLDEPTTGLDPQARRSVWDWVRRYRERGKTILLTTHYMEEAETLCDRVGIIDHGRIIALGTPAGLIAEAGLEAAVEFTCPEERVDDLKTVLETSGKLVERGQGRYTVFTAQPSALLQELTREANTAGINLSGLTVKEASLEDLFLKLTGRNLRE, encoded by the coding sequence ATGACCGACGCAGTAATTGTCCGGGATCTGGTTAAACGCTACGGTAGTCTGACGGCGGTCGACGGCATCAGTTTTTCGGTCGGCGACGGTGAGGTGTTCGGTCTGCTCGGCCCCAACGGTGCCGGTAAGACCACCACCATCGAGATGATCGAAAGCCTGAGAAAGCCGGACGCCGGCAGTATCACCGTCAAGGGCATCGACGCGGTGAATGATGCCCGCCGGTTGAAGGAAATCATCGGCGTGCAGTTGCAGAGCACCGCTCTTCAGGACATGATCAAGGTCCGGGAGGCGCTGGTACTCTACGCCTCCTATTACCAGACGTCGGTGCCGGCCGAAGAACTCCTGGCTGAAGTCAACCTGGCGGAAAAAGCGGGTGATTATATCAAAACCCTTTCCGGCGGCCAGAAACAGAGGGTGGCCCTGGCCCTGGCGCTGGTCAACGACCCTCAGGTATTGTTCCTGGACGAGCCGACAACCGGGCTGGACCCGCAGGCCCGCAGAAGTGTCTGGGACTGGGTCAGGCGTTACCGTGAACGGGGCAAGACCATCTTACTGACTACCCATTACATGGAGGAAGCCGAAACGCTGTGCGACCGGGTAGGCATCATCGACCACGGCCGAATCATCGCCCTGGGAACGCCGGCCGGTCTTATCGCCGAGGCCGGGTTGGAGGCGGCAGTGGAGTTCACCTGTCCGGAAGAACGGGTCGATGACCTGAAGACGGTTTTGGAGACTAGCGGCAAGCTGGTGGAGCGCGGCCAGGGACGTTATACGGTATTTACTGCCCAGCCGTCGGCGCTGTTGCAGGAACTGACCCGTGAGGCCAATACAGCCGGTATCAACCTGTCCGGACTGACAGTGAAGGAAGCTTCGCTGGAAGACCTCTTTCTGAAACTGACCGGACGGAATTTGAGGGAATAG
- a CDS encoding ABC-2 type transporter (PFAM: ABC-2 type transporter~KEGG: det:DET0795 ABC transporter, permease protein), which translates to MSAFTTQFQMENKMYVRNRDGLFWTLLFPVFFILLFGLIYGETLWDDMGLRAIDYLLPGIIVMALMVTGIMYTAQGFVEERARGIYRRVSLTPVNKAVILGAQLLNRYLLVLAQTALLLLAGMIIFSVSVEGNWALFFLVLSLGALCFLSIGFALTGLIRTPASANAITMIVFFFLMFMGGIFFPVSIMPEFVGYVANVLPSTHLNDAMRAVAIEGGGFGDIGLNAAVVAAWTVGAFVLAWKTLRWE; encoded by the coding sequence ATGAGCGCATTCACCACACAATTCCAGATGGAGAACAAGATGTATGTCCGCAATCGCGACGGGCTGTTCTGGACGTTGCTGTTTCCGGTATTTTTCATTTTACTCTTCGGTCTGATATACGGTGAGACCCTGTGGGACGACATGGGCCTGCGGGCCATCGATTACCTTCTGCCGGGCATCATCGTCATGGCGCTGATGGTCACCGGCATCATGTACACCGCCCAGGGTTTCGTCGAGGAGCGCGCCAGAGGGATTTACCGGCGCGTTTCGCTGACACCGGTCAACAAGGCGGTGATACTGGGGGCGCAATTGCTCAACCGCTACCTGCTGGTGCTGGCGCAGACGGCGCTGTTGCTCCTGGCCGGCATGATCATTTTCAGCGTCAGTGTCGAAGGCAACTGGGCTCTGTTCTTCCTGGTTCTCAGCCTGGGGGCGCTGTGCTTTCTGTCCATCGGCTTCGCTTTGACCGGCCTCATCCGGACACCGGCCAGCGCCAACGCTATCACCATGATTGTCTTTTTCTTTCTGATGTTCATGGGCGGCATCTTCTTTCCGGTGAGCATCATGCCGGAGTTCGTGGGATATGTGGCTAATGTTCTGCCGTCCACTCATCTCAATGACGCCATGCGGGCGGTGGCTATCGAAGGCGGCGGTTTCGGCGACATCGGTCTGAACGCCGCGGTGGTGGCCGCCTGGACGGTGGGCGCGTTCGTCCTGGCCTGGAAGACCCTGCGCTGGGAGTGA
- a CDS encoding hypothetical protein (KEGG: afr:AFE_1959 hypothetical protein), translating to MSRKAKQAWISLISLAGLIVLLVGLFTDLYRFLVGLIIAIALWVGSGILGRYWGVKGD from the coding sequence ATGTCGAGAAAAGCCAAACAAGCCTGGATCAGCCTGATTAGCCTGGCGGGATTGATTGTTCTGCTGGTGGGGCTGTTCACCGATCTATACCGTTTTCTGGTCGGGCTCATCATTGCCATAGCCCTGTGGGTAGGTAGCGGCATCCTGGGCAGGTACTGGGGAGTCAAGGGAGACTGA
- a CDS encoding FxsA cytoplasmic membrane protein (PFAM: FxsA cytoplasmic membrane protein~KEGG: dba:Dbac_3016 FxsA cytoplasmic membrane protein) encodes MPLILFIIIPIVELALLILIGGYIGVFNTVALVLLTGLAGAILARRQGFSALTRIRANLEQGTPPGDEMLRGALILLAGLLLIFPGVLTDLAGLLLFVPPVRTRSADALKAFFLSRIRRGDVRIYRIR; translated from the coding sequence ATGCCGCTTATTTTATTCATCATCATCCCAATCGTCGAACTGGCTCTGCTCATCCTGATCGGCGGCTATATCGGCGTCTTCAATACCGTGGCCCTGGTCCTCCTGACCGGACTGGCCGGTGCCATACTGGCCCGCCGTCAGGGTTTCAGCGCCCTGACCCGCATCCGCGCCAACCTGGAACAGGGAACGCCGCCGGGTGACGAAATGCTCCGGGGTGCTCTGATATTGCTGGCCGGCCTGCTGTTGATATTCCCCGGTGTCCTGACCGACCTGGCCGGTCTGCTCCTGTTCGTGCCGCCGGTCAGAACCCGGTCTGCCGACGCCCTGAAGGCCTTTTTCCTCAGCCGGATCCGCCGCGGCGATGTCCGCATCTACCGCATCCGCTGA
- a CDS encoding GCN5-related N-acetyltransferase (PFAM: GCN5-related N-acetyltransferase~KEGG: abo:ABO_1671 hypothetical protein) yields the protein MIRLTGKDLDGAVRTLGRAFGEYRLLRHYYPEPAERHAVAETMGRIVVSVCLKYGEVYAVSEKLEGVAAWLPPGRAPFGTWQLLRSVSPATLLEFGRRGAGRMQAYDRLLDGLHRKMITCPHWYLHTLGVDPDYRGQRFSSRLVRPMLERFDRDGLPCFVDTNTEVNVEIYRRWGFELVFDRLVPDTEVHCYGMVRQPEIPERRTGSGEVISS from the coding sequence TTGATCAGATTGACCGGAAAAGACCTGGACGGGGCCGTCCGGACGCTCGGCCGGGCTTTCGGCGAATACCGTCTGCTCCGGCATTATTATCCGGAACCGGCGGAGCGTCATGCCGTTGCCGAGACCATGGGGCGTATCGTGGTGTCCGTCTGCCTGAAATACGGCGAAGTTTACGCCGTTTCCGAAAAATTGGAGGGCGTCGCCGCCTGGTTGCCGCCGGGGCGGGCGCCGTTCGGCACCTGGCAGTTACTGCGGTCGGTTTCTCCGGCGACCCTGCTGGAATTCGGCCGTCGCGGAGCCGGGCGCATGCAGGCCTATGACCGGTTATTGGATGGACTGCACCGAAAGATGATAACCTGTCCTCACTGGTATCTGCATACCCTCGGGGTCGACCCGGATTATCGCGGTCAGCGGTTTTCCAGCCGGCTGGTGCGGCCGATGCTGGAGCGTTTCGACCGGGACGGACTGCCCTGCTTTGTGGATACCAATACCGAGGTCAACGTGGAGATATATCGCCGCTGGGGCTTCGAACTGGTTTTCGACCGGCTGGTGCCGGACACCGAAGTCCACTGTTACGGCATGGTGCGGCAACCGGAAATTCCGGAGAGAAGAACTGGTAGCGGAGAGGTGATATCATCGTAA
- a CDS encoding Hly-III family protein (PFAM: Hly-III family protein~KEGG: dev:DhcVS_199 membrane protein, Hly III family) — translation MAGLVVLLVFAWGRWDLLAVVLIYGLAVTTLFSFSAVYHALKKRDNEISVWRKLDHIAIFIMIAGSYTPLVYIYLEGAWRWGMIIAPWTIVVVGVFYKLFWMNAPRVLSPLLYLGMGWLALIPLRELWLGMPPWAFWGLVGGGVAYSIGAVIYALKRPNPVPGVFGFHEIFHIWILIGAAIHFAVVLGSVIATG, via the coding sequence GTGGCCGGGCTGGTGGTTCTGCTGGTCTTCGCCTGGGGCCGCTGGGACTTACTGGCGGTCGTTCTCATCTACGGACTGGCGGTGACTACCCTTTTCTCCTTTTCGGCCGTCTATCACGCTCTCAAGAAGCGTGACAACGAGATTTCCGTCTGGCGCAAGCTGGACCATATTGCCATTTTCATCATGATCGCCGGCAGTTACACGCCGCTGGTCTATATCTATCTGGAGGGCGCCTGGCGCTGGGGGATGATTATCGCGCCGTGGACCATCGTGGTGGTGGGGGTCTTCTACAAGCTGTTCTGGATGAACGCGCCGCGGGTGCTGTCCCCTTTACTGTATCTGGGGATGGGCTGGCTGGCGCTCATTCCGCTCCGGGAACTGTGGCTGGGCATGCCGCCATGGGCGTTCTGGGGACTGGTGGGCGGCGGGGTGGCCTACAGCATCGGCGCGGTCATCTACGCCCTCAAGCGGCCCAATCCGGTACCGGGTGTTTTCGGCTTTCATGAAATCTTCCATATCTGGATACTCATCGGCGCGGCCATTCATTTCGCGGTGGTGCTGGGTTCGGTCATCGCCACCGGTTGA
- a CDS encoding transcriptional antiterminator, BglG (PFAM: regulatory protein MerR~KEGG: det:DET1446 excisionase family DNA binding protein) produces MVTMTEKNLTIAQAADKLNVSTRTIRRYIKAGKLKADLINGPFGEEYRIRELPTDLHRAEGVDKPGQTSLDSHDPTAGASGDMLAVFRELQEKNLALAAQLGAATERVRQLEGQLKQLTNGKPPKTPWWQKWYAGLKARFASDPGQSEEKEKTGG; encoded by the coding sequence ATGGTCACCATGACGGAGAAAAACCTGACCATCGCCCAGGCGGCAGACAAGCTCAATGTCTCCACCCGCACCATCCGTCGCTACATCAAGGCCGGCAAACTCAAGGCCGATCTGATCAACGGCCCCTTCGGCGAGGAATACCGCATCCGGGAACTGCCGACCGACCTGCACCGGGCGGAAGGGGTGGACAAGCCCGGACAGACATCCCTGGACAGTCATGACCCCACCGCCGGGGCCTCCGGCGACATGCTGGCCGTATTCCGGGAACTTCAGGAAAAGAACCTGGCCCTGGCCGCTCAACTGGGCGCGGCCACCGAGCGGGTACGCCAGCTGGAAGGTCAGCTCAAGCAACTGACGAACGGCAAACCGCCCAAAACCCCGTGGTGGCAAAAATGGTACGCCGGGCTCAAAGCCCGCTTCGCTTCAGACCCGGGTCAGTCGGAGGAAAAAGAGAAGACCGGCGGCTGA
- a CDS encoding voltage-gated chloride channel-like protein (KEGG: ncr:NCU06624 similar to voltage-gated chloride channel), which produces MKNTKLWTLITAGLAILAGIGGGLSAGEGGSSEIHVIFGVLTVISAIIAAYSAR; this is translated from the coding sequence ATGAAAAACACCAAGCTGTGGACGCTCATCACCGCGGGGCTGGCGATACTGGCCGGTATCGGGGGAGGGCTCTCAGCCGGAGAAGGTGGCAGTTCCGAGATTCATGTAATCTTCGGTGTCTTGACGGTTATATCAGCGATTATCGCCGCCTATTCTGCCCGCTAG
- a CDS encoding hypothetical protein (KEGG: dev:DhcVS_1224 hypothetical protein) encodes MSTIKPIETRTFKSFIGMVLAAGFTGFLVAIPGILIGAEALSGSNAGGFEGLIGAIMGMVIGYPLGGVLGIWIFRRVFRYPGSLWLALAGAVMGVVLIFGLAEPLNLNSNSDVLLGSYFILTVLLATWGYHLRPGRAK; translated from the coding sequence ATGTCAACGATAAAACCGATAGAAACCAGAACCTTCAAGTCATTTATCGGTATGGTGCTGGCCGCCGGATTCACCGGTTTTCTGGTGGCCATACCGGGCATTCTCATCGGGGCCGAGGCGCTGTCCGGCTCCAATGCCGGCGGCTTCGAGGGCCTCATCGGCGCCATCATGGGCATGGTCATAGGCTATCCGCTGGGCGGCGTGCTGGGTATATGGATTTTCCGACGGGTATTTCGTTATCCCGGTTCGCTGTGGCTGGCGCTGGCCGGCGCCGTCATGGGAGTGGTGCTGATCTTCGGCCTGGCCGAGCCGCTGAATCTAAACAGCAATTCCGATGTTCTGCTGGGGAGTTACTTCATCCTGACGGTTCTGCTGGCAACCTGGGGTTACCATCTGCGGCCGGGTAGAGCCAAATAA
- a CDS encoding transcriptional regulator, TetR family (PFAM: regulatory protein TetR~KEGG: deb:DehaBAV1_1244 TetR family transcriptional regulator), translating to MTERSASLPKKPTQRDEKAEERRLQLIDTALDVFARKGFAETSVRELAAEAGVAQGLMYHYFKSKDQLLQAVVERHSFLPQLEGLLQRLHNEPAAKVLKVTGQEFFDLLGQKDSLMNIFFHETQSHPIVRRIWRNIMNEGIGLFQSYLDERIAAGELKPHNTDVTARTLAYTIVLLRATSVASHHRTRPDRFIAEMVDNLLSGIAA from the coding sequence ATGACTGAACGTTCAGCCAGCCTGCCTAAAAAACCCACCCAGCGTGACGAGAAGGCCGAAGAGCGCCGCCTTCAGCTCATTGATACCGCGCTGGATGTTTTCGCCAGAAAGGGCTTCGCCGAGACATCGGTTCGTGAACTGGCCGCCGAGGCCGGCGTCGCTCAGGGGCTGATGTATCACTACTTTAAAAGCAAGGATCAGCTCCTGCAGGCGGTAGTGGAGCGTCACAGCTTCCTGCCTCAGCTCGAAGGACTGCTTCAGCGCCTGCATAACGAACCCGCCGCCAAAGTACTGAAGGTCACCGGCCAGGAGTTCTTCGACCTGCTGGGTCAGAAGGACAGCCTGATGAATATCTTTTTCCATGAAACGCAAAGTCACCCCATCGTTCGCCGCATCTGGCGCAATATCATGAACGAAGGCATCGGGCTGTTTCAAAGCTACCTGGACGAACGCATCGCCGCCGGCGAGCTGAAGCCCCACAACACCGACGTTACCGCCCGCACCCTGGCTTATACCATCGTGTTGCTCCGGGCCACCAGCGTCGCCTCCCATCACCGTACCCGGCCCGACCGGTTCATCGCTGAAATGGTGGACAATCTGCTCTCCGGCATCGCCGCCTGA
- a CDS encoding conserved hypothetical protein (KEGG: det:DET1448 hypothetical protein) — protein sequence MKCRTKREMKDAKAITMKNGRPATQGACPVCGTKMFKIGKAA from the coding sequence ATGAAATGCCGCACCAAGAGAGAGATGAAGGACGCCAAGGCCATCACCATGAAAAACGGCCGTCCCGCCACTCAGGGCGCCTGCCCGGTCTGCGGCACCAAGATGTTCAAGATCGGCAAAGCCGCCTAA
- a CDS encoding conserved hypothetical protein (KEGG: dev:DhcVS_1230 hypothetical protein), which yields MRATDEPVVIESLGRLNEYGADDLFICCASFEDRSVSAMERLSGNFRVRYSIIFVIEEPLYQPQIDSNLYRIQALLSRKTSEGVFVIRCQRDDPAEGISQLKAVWKRCRPKDEDEPFITLDISGFSKIYLLGLLHYLVAELNLGLPRVLHTTQTYAPSRLTQGVHQITTVANFFGSMSLEKETVLVLFLGFEAERSQSVWKQFNPSRTICLITAPRDGNEEYLRYAEKNNDVLLSQPNVEVRHVAADSPYEIRNTLEAIHDEFKATANMIIGPFGTKPQTVGIFVFWLEHPRVQVVYSFPSQYTKSYLNRKPGKTIMLPLANITRGAV from the coding sequence ATGCGGGCGACCGATGAACCTGTCGTAATCGAAAGCCTGGGCCGGTTGAACGAATACGGCGCCGATGATCTTTTCATCTGCTGTGCCTCGTTCGAAGACCGCAGTGTTTCTGCTATGGAACGGCTGTCCGGCAACTTCCGGGTGCGTTATTCCATCATCTTCGTCATCGAAGAACCGCTCTACCAACCGCAGATAGACTCCAACCTCTACCGGATACAGGCCCTGCTATCCCGGAAGACCTCCGAGGGCGTCTTCGTTATCCGCTGTCAGCGGGACGACCCGGCCGAAGGCATCTCCCAGCTCAAGGCGGTCTGGAAACGGTGTCGACCCAAGGACGAAGACGAACCCTTCATCACCTTGGACATCAGCGGTTTTTCCAAGATATACCTGCTCGGCCTCCTGCATTACCTGGTCGCCGAACTCAACCTGGGCCTGCCGCGCGTTCTGCATACCACCCAGACCTATGCCCCGTCACGCCTGACCCAGGGCGTCCACCAGATCACCACCGTAGCCAACTTCTTCGGATCCATGTCTCTGGAAAAGGAAACGGTGCTGGTGCTGTTCCTGGGTTTCGAGGCCGAGCGTTCCCAGTCGGTATGGAAGCAGTTCAACCCCTCCCGCACCATCTGCCTGATAACCGCCCCCCGTGACGGCAACGAAGAATACCTGCGTTACGCGGAAAAGAACAACGACGTCCTGCTGTCCCAGCCCAACGTGGAAGTCCGCCATGTAGCCGCCGATTCTCCCTACGAAATCCGCAACACCTTGGAAGCCATCCACGATGAATTCAAAGCCACCGCCAACATGATTATCGGCCCCTTCGGCACCAAACCGCAGACGGTGGGTATCTTCGTCTTCTGGCTGGAGCATCCCCGTGTCCAGGTAGTGTATTCCTTCCCGTCCCAGTACACTAAAAGCTATCTTAACCGCAAACCGGGCAAGACCATCATGCTACCGCTGGCCAACATCACCCGCGGCGCCGTCTAG
- a CDS encoding conserved hypothetical protein (KEGG: dev:DhcVS_1231 hypothetical protein) gives MALFFAYGAALNRRQTTRQCPACRPKVTAELPHYQIVFTGWSRVYRGATASLRPFRGARVKGGVYEVPETALKKLDAAESFPAQSVKMNVTVFTEAGEQLECFTYVPAHQSAEGKPAPEYLALIQQGYRDWGLV, from the coding sequence ATGGCTCTTTTCTTCGCTTACGGCGCCGCTCTGAACCGGCGGCAGACAACCCGACAGTGTCCGGCCTGCCGGCCGAAAGTGACGGCCGAACTGCCGCATTATCAGATAGTATTTACCGGCTGGTCCCGGGTGTACCGGGGGGCCACGGCGTCATTGCGACCGTTCCGGGGCGCCCGCGTCAAGGGCGGCGTTTACGAAGTGCCGGAAACGGCACTCAAGAAACTGGACGCCGCCGAAAGTTTCCCCGCTCAGAGCGTCAAGATGAACGTAACCGTCTTCACCGAAGCCGGGGAGCAACTGGAGTGCTTTACCTACGTCCCCGCCCACCAGTCAGCCGAGGGCAAGCCGGCGCCGGAATACCTGGCGCTGATTCAGCAGGGATACCGGGACTGGGGTTTGGTCTAA
- a CDS encoding peptidase M16 domain protein (PFAM: peptidase M16 domain protein~KEGG: det:DET1429 M16 family peptidase), with amino-acid sequence MYRKTTLPNGLRILTQEMPHTLSSSICVFVGTSSRYEPDNLGGVSHFIEHMLFRGTEKHRTAHDISEAIEGVGGIMNGGTDKESTVYWAKVASSHFMPTLDTLADMMLHSRFDPEDLERERQVIIEEIHMTEDQPDQKVCQLIDSILWPNHPLGRDIAGTESTIRDMGRADILNFMSGHYRPDNTVVSIAGGLTHEQMIKAVIDEFGEWESREPSCVFTGFTPNGGRRMIIEHRDIEQAYFQLAMPAMSTVDPRRYTQSLLNVILGEGMSSRLFTEIRDKLGLAYAIQSYADFLQDTGALTVAASVDTDNLEQAVAAVINELEKLKTTITRHELNKARELSKGRMALRLEDSRHVATWLGGQEILAGEILTPEEVITRLDKITLKDITDLAEEIIQADKFHLAVVGPVADETPLRHLLDGV; translated from the coding sequence ATGTACCGTAAAACTACCCTGCCTAACGGCCTGCGCATCCTGACCCAGGAAATGCCCCACACCCTGTCATCGTCCATCTGTGTTTTTGTCGGCACCAGTTCCCGTTACGAACCGGACAACCTCGGCGGTGTTTCTCATTTTATTGAGCACATGCTCTTCCGCGGCACTGAGAAACACCGGACCGCCCACGATATTTCTGAAGCTATTGAAGGCGTCGGCGGCATCATGAACGGTGGCACCGACAAGGAGTCCACCGTCTACTGGGCCAAGGTGGCCTCCAGTCATTTCATGCCCACCCTGGACACGCTGGCCGACATGATGCTTCATTCCCGGTTCGACCCTGAAGACCTGGAGAGGGAACGGCAGGTCATCATCGAGGAAATCCACATGACCGAGGACCAGCCCGACCAGAAGGTCTGTCAGCTCATCGATTCCATTCTCTGGCCGAACCATCCGCTGGGCCGGGACATCGCCGGCACCGAAAGCACCATCCGGGACATGGGCCGCGCCGATATCCTCAATTTCATGTCCGGTCACTACCGTCCGGATAACACCGTAGTCTCCATCGCCGGCGGGCTGACCCACGAACAAATGATAAAAGCCGTTATCGACGAGTTCGGCGAATGGGAATCCAGGGAACCGTCCTGCGTTTTCACCGGCTTCACCCCCAACGGCGGCCGGCGCATGATCATCGAACACCGCGATATCGAACAGGCTTACTTCCAGCTGGCCATGCCGGCGATGTCCACGGTTGACCCGCGCCGCTACACTCAGAGCCTGCTCAACGTCATCCTTGGTGAGGGTATGAGCTCCCGGCTGTTTACTGAAATTCGCGATAAGCTGGGACTGGCTTATGCCATTCAGTCATACGCTGACTTTCTCCAGGATACCGGCGCCCTGACGGTGGCCGCCAGCGTGGACACCGACAACCTGGAACAGGCGGTGGCGGCGGTCATCAACGAATTGGAAAAGCTCAAGACCACCATTACCCGGCATGAACTGAACAAGGCCCGCGAACTGTCCAAGGGGCGGATGGCCCTCCGGCTGGAGGATTCCCGCCACGTGGCCACCTGGCTGGGCGGTCAGGAAATATTGGCCGGGGAGATATTAACCCCGGAAGAGGTCATCACCCGGCTGGACAAGATTACCCTCAAGGATATTACCGACCTGGCTGAAGAAATTATCCAGGCTGACAAATTCCACCTGGCGGTGGTCGGCCCGGTGGCGGATGAAACGCCGCTGCGACACCTTTTAGACGGCGTTTAG
- a CDS encoding hypothetical protein (KEGG: fre:Franean1_1966 ABC-2 type transporter) produces MNLSHNLVRLGTGAVVCGFGLLAYPEPAHANVIFPPQMLAALTLWVYPLSALIEAVALTFFLRRYFVGNHGLRLSFSVIFLLNLVTLLITNMLGFGLMGLSDSSNTFFLAEIFPLVSEYYLLTWLFRRWLKQSIMLKPVKPAVVRLLVLVLNAVTFGLGLLLMRWFY; encoded by the coding sequence GTGAACCTTAGCCATAATCTTGTACGGCTGGGAACCGGTGCCGTGGTTTGCGGATTTGGGCTTCTGGCCTATCCTGAACCGGCTCATGCCAATGTCATCTTCCCGCCTCAGATGCTGGCGGCGCTTACCTTGTGGGTATATCCATTGAGCGCGCTGATAGAAGCCGTGGCACTGACCTTCTTCCTCCGGCGGTATTTCGTCGGCAACCACGGCCTTCGGCTTTCGTTTTCAGTAATTTTTCTGCTCAACCTGGTCACCCTGCTGATAACCAACATGCTGGGATTTGGATTGATGGGATTAAGTGATTCGTCCAACACCTTTTTCCTGGCCGAGATTTTTCCGCTGGTAAGTGAATACTATCTGCTGACCTGGCTTTTCCGCCGCTGGCTGAAGCAGAGCATCATGCTGAAACCGGTCAAGCCCGCCGTTGTCCGGCTGTTGGTTCTGGTACTGAACGCAGTCACCTTCGGCCTTGGATTACTGCTGATGCGCTGGTTTTACTGA